A single region of the Solwaraspora sp. WMMD406 genome encodes:
- the pstC gene encoding phosphate ABC transporter permease subunit PstC, which produces MEPVVDDRPRRIVVRRGGSDLVFRGLARAAGTAVLLIMLLVGLFLAVQAWPAVELAGWRFLTVQDWDPAGNAFGVAGVLTGTILIAVVAITISVPLATGTALYIAEYAPRGLRPLLVNLVDLMAAVPSVVYGIWGFFLLQPHLLVVGDQGEGLPRWLTTYFGWLPFFRVEGYDPRDPLASPTALTSSTFIAGIVVAMMVAPIIASVMREVFAQAPVGEREGAYALGATRWGMIRAVVLPFGRGGMIGGTMLGLGRALGETIAVFLIVSMVFTVQPRVLQNGAGSISALIALRYGDSTALGIAALMAAGLVLFLLTLVVNFAASVIISRSRSGASSEA; this is translated from the coding sequence GTGGAACCTGTGGTCGACGACCGACCCCGGCGCATCGTGGTCCGCCGGGGCGGTTCCGACCTGGTGTTTCGAGGCCTTGCCCGGGCCGCTGGCACCGCCGTCCTGTTGATCATGCTGCTGGTCGGCCTCTTCCTGGCGGTCCAAGCCTGGCCGGCCGTCGAACTGGCCGGCTGGCGGTTCCTCACCGTGCAGGACTGGGACCCGGCCGGCAACGCGTTCGGGGTCGCCGGAGTGCTGACCGGGACGATCCTGATCGCCGTCGTGGCGATCACGATCAGCGTGCCGCTGGCCACCGGCACCGCGCTCTACATCGCCGAGTACGCGCCACGTGGGCTGCGCCCACTGTTGGTGAACCTGGTCGACCTGATGGCGGCGGTGCCCAGCGTGGTGTACGGCATCTGGGGCTTCTTCCTGCTCCAGCCGCACCTGCTGGTCGTCGGCGATCAGGGGGAAGGGCTGCCCCGATGGCTCACGACCTACTTCGGCTGGCTGCCGTTCTTCCGCGTCGAAGGCTACGACCCCCGTGACCCGCTCGCCAGTCCGACCGCGCTGACCTCGTCGACGTTCATCGCCGGAATCGTGGTGGCCATGATGGTCGCGCCGATCATCGCCTCGGTGATGCGCGAGGTCTTCGCTCAGGCCCCGGTGGGCGAACGGGAAGGCGCCTACGCCCTCGGCGCGACCCGTTGGGGGATGATCCGCGCGGTCGTCCTACCGTTCGGACGCGGCGGCATGATCGGCGGCACCATGCTGGGCCTGGGCCGGGCGCTCGGCGAGACCATCGCGGTGTTCCTGATCGTCTCCATGGTCTTCACCGTCCAGCCGCGCGTCCTGCAGAACGGTGCCGGGTCCATCTCCGCGTTGATCGCCCTGCGGTACGGCGACTCGACCGCACTGGGCATCGCCGCGCTGATGGCGGCCGGGCTGGTGCTGTTCCTGCTGACGCTGGTGGTCAACTTCGCCGCGTCCGTCATCATCAGCCGGAGCCGGTCCGGCGCGTCGAGTGAGGCCTGA
- the pstA gene encoding phosphate ABC transporter permease PstA: MTPPLTLATPEVRRRTAAVRRTDVFAALGAAVAALALTTVLFAHLAPFDGVLGFVVVSYLTFLGLYTLLVSLDERGPAVRDRLAAAVVHSLALVMLLALVVVVAFTLWRGREALAQANFFYEDMGRAGPLQPLDVGGIRHAAIGTLQQIGIALAITVPLGLACAVFLSELPGPFSRFVRTIAEAMTALPSVVAGLFIYATVILGLGLDKSGFAAALALSVMMLPIIIRAADVVIRLVPGTLREAALATGASQWRTIWHVVLPTARSGLTTAIILGTARGIGETSPVLLTAGFAAYTNANPTSGPQVSLPLFVFDAVRRPDEAMISRGFGAAAVLMLLVLTLFVLARLFGGRAAGQLGKGQARRRARASRRDAVRLARRARQRLADRDEATSDRGES, from the coding sequence ATGACACCGCCGCTGACGCTGGCCACCCCCGAGGTACGCCGCCGCACCGCCGCCGTACGGCGTACCGACGTGTTCGCGGCGCTCGGTGCCGCCGTCGCCGCGCTCGCGCTGACCACGGTGCTCTTCGCCCACCTGGCGCCCTTCGACGGAGTGCTCGGCTTCGTGGTGGTCAGCTACCTGACGTTCCTCGGTCTCTACACACTGCTGGTCTCGCTCGACGAACGAGGCCCGGCGGTCCGTGACCGGCTGGCCGCCGCCGTGGTGCACAGCCTTGCCCTGGTCATGCTGCTGGCATTGGTGGTCGTCGTGGCGTTCACCCTGTGGCGGGGGCGGGAGGCGCTGGCCCAGGCGAACTTCTTCTACGAGGACATGGGCCGGGCCGGGCCGCTGCAGCCGCTGGACGTCGGCGGTATCCGGCACGCCGCGATCGGCACCCTGCAGCAGATCGGCATCGCGTTGGCGATCACCGTACCGCTGGGCTTGGCCTGTGCCGTCTTCCTCAGCGAACTTCCCGGCCCGTTCAGCCGGTTCGTCCGCACGATCGCCGAGGCGATGACCGCGCTGCCGTCCGTGGTGGCCGGCCTGTTCATCTACGCCACCGTGATCCTCGGCCTCGGCCTGGACAAGTCGGGGTTCGCCGCCGCGCTGGCGTTGAGCGTCATGATGCTGCCGATCATCATCCGCGCCGCCGACGTGGTGATCCGGCTGGTTCCCGGCACCCTGCGGGAGGCCGCGTTGGCGACGGGCGCTTCGCAGTGGCGCACCATCTGGCACGTCGTACTGCCGACCGCCCGGTCCGGGCTGACCACGGCGATCATCCTGGGCACCGCGCGGGGCATCGGCGAAACGTCTCCGGTGCTGCTGACCGCCGGCTTCGCCGCGTACACCAACGCCAACCCGACCAGCGGCCCGCAGGTGTCGCTACCGCTGTTCGTCTTCGATGCGGTGCGCCGGCCCGACGAGGCGATGATCTCGCGCGGCTTCGGCGCGGCGGCGGTGCTGATGCTGCTGGTGCTGACGCTGTTCGTGCTGGCCCGGCTGTTCGGCGGGCGGGCCGCCGGCCAACTCGGCAAGGGCCAGGCCCGGCGGCGGGCCCGCGCGTCACGCCGCGACGCGGTGCGGCTTGCGCGGCGCGCCCGGCAACGACTGGCGGACCGTGACGAAGCAACGAGCGACAGGGGGGAATCCTGA
- a CDS encoding discoidin domain-containing protein, which translates to MPASAYQPDPPAAARASAGPHPQGRNLALGRPVTSSGMEGPAWPASATVDDDGTRWRSGFSDPQWIQVDLGQLWRVDSVTLYWEHAHATAYRAETSRDGRTWTTRYATENGTGGTVTLRMPGVDARYLRMYGTRRVNQYGCSLLELEVR; encoded by the coding sequence GTGCCGGCGTCCGCTTACCAGCCCGATCCACCCGCCGCCGCAAGGGCTTCCGCAGGGCCGCATCCGCAGGGCCGCAACCTTGCCCTGGGGCGGCCGGTTACCTCGTCCGGTATGGAAGGCCCGGCCTGGCCCGCGTCAGCCACCGTCGACGACGACGGCACCAGATGGAGAAGTGGCTTCAGCGATCCGCAGTGGATCCAGGTCGATCTCGGCCAACTCTGGCGGGTCGACAGCGTCACCCTGTACTGGGAGCACGCCCATGCCACCGCGTACCGGGCGGAGACGTCGCGTGACGGGCGGACCTGGACCACCCGGTACGCCACCGAGAACGGCACGGGTGGCACCGTCACGCTGCGAATGCCCGGAGTGGACGCCCGCTATCTGCGGATGTACGGCACCCGACGAGTCAACCAGTACGGCTGTTCACTGTTGGAACTGGAAGTACGGTGA
- a CDS encoding glycosyltransferase family 39 protein, giving the protein MRGHAEDPAWARPALYGLLLAAAGLYLWGLGQSGWANAYYSAAAQAGSQNWTAFFFGSSDAGNSITVDKPPAALWLMALSVRMFGLSSWSILIPQALAGTAAVGVLYATVRRWYGPGAGLLAATILALTPVTVLMFRFNNPDALLVLLLVAGAYAMVRAVETTSTRWILLVGVAVGFGFLTKMLQALLVVPGFALVYLVAAPTSVRRRIGQLLLGGLAMVLSAGWWIAIVELVPAEHRPYIGGSQTNSVLELTLGYNGLGRITGEQVGSVGGGMGGGWGQTGVTRLFDLDNGGQIAWLLPAALILLVVGLVTTVRAGRTDRTRAGFVLWGGWLVVTGTVFSFMAGIFHAYYTVALAPAVAASVAMGAALMWRRRHRYWASAVLAGTVAITAGWSWVLLGRSPDWQPWLRVAVLVVGLTSAGVLLLAGRATTRLGLLVAGLALAAVLAGPAGYAAATATTVHTGAIPTAGPAGFGRSGGPGGGFGGNGPGGGPGGGGPGGAVPGGAVPGGAFGPGGDSGTDGQRDAGGGGPGGGPTGRGDGGRPDAGGGALPGAGGPAGTTGDRLGGGGMGGLLGAPSASDELVEALRAGADGYTWVAAAVGANNAAGYQLASERPVMALGGFNGSDPSPTLEQFQRYVADGEVHYFIAGSPGRSDSGSDEAHQIAEWVAETFTADEIGGTTVYDLTNG; this is encoded by the coding sequence ATGCGCGGCCACGCCGAGGATCCCGCCTGGGCCCGCCCCGCGCTGTACGGCCTGCTCCTCGCCGCCGCCGGGCTGTACCTGTGGGGGCTCGGCCAGTCCGGTTGGGCCAACGCCTACTACTCGGCGGCGGCCCAGGCCGGCTCGCAGAACTGGACGGCGTTCTTCTTCGGCTCCTCCGACGCCGGCAACTCGATCACCGTCGACAAGCCGCCGGCCGCGCTGTGGCTGATGGCGCTGTCGGTACGGATGTTCGGGCTGAGTTCGTGGAGCATCCTGATACCACAGGCACTCGCCGGCACCGCCGCCGTCGGCGTGCTGTACGCCACCGTCCGGCGCTGGTACGGCCCCGGAGCCGGCCTGCTCGCCGCGACGATTCTCGCACTCACCCCGGTCACGGTGTTGATGTTCCGCTTCAACAACCCGGACGCGCTGCTCGTGCTGCTGCTGGTCGCCGGGGCGTACGCCATGGTACGGGCGGTGGAGACCACCAGCACCCGGTGGATCCTGCTGGTCGGCGTGGCCGTCGGGTTCGGCTTTCTCACCAAGATGCTGCAGGCGCTGCTGGTGGTGCCGGGGTTCGCGCTCGTCTACCTCGTGGCCGCACCGACCTCGGTGCGTCGCCGGATCGGCCAGCTGCTCCTCGGTGGACTGGCGATGGTGCTTTCCGCTGGCTGGTGGATCGCGATCGTGGAACTCGTCCCGGCCGAGCACCGGCCGTACATCGGTGGTTCGCAGACCAACAGTGTCCTGGAGCTGACCCTCGGCTACAACGGACTCGGTCGGATCACCGGCGAACAGGTGGGTTCGGTAGGCGGGGGCATGGGCGGCGGGTGGGGCCAGACCGGTGTGACCCGGCTGTTCGACCTGGACAACGGTGGCCAGATCGCCTGGCTGCTACCGGCCGCGCTGATCCTGCTCGTCGTCGGGCTGGTGACGACCGTCCGAGCCGGCCGCACCGACCGCACCCGGGCCGGCTTCGTGCTGTGGGGTGGCTGGCTGGTCGTCACCGGCACCGTGTTCAGCTTCATGGCGGGCATCTTCCACGCGTACTACACGGTGGCCCTGGCGCCCGCCGTCGCCGCGTCGGTCGCCATGGGCGCGGCACTGATGTGGCGTCGTCGGCACCGCTACTGGGCATCGGCGGTGCTCGCCGGCACGGTGGCGATCACCGCCGGCTGGTCGTGGGTGCTGCTCGGCCGTAGTCCCGACTGGCAGCCGTGGCTGCGCGTCGCGGTCCTGGTCGTCGGGTTGACCTCGGCGGGGGTGTTGCTGCTCGCCGGACGGGCGACGACGCGGCTCGGTCTGCTGGTCGCCGGGCTCGCTTTGGCCGCCGTCCTGGCCGGGCCGGCCGGGTACGCGGCGGCGACGGCCACTACCGTCCACACGGGAGCGATACCGACGGCTGGTCCGGCCGGGTTTGGGCGGTCGGGCGGACCGGGCGGCGGATTCGGTGGTAACGGTCCCGGTGGTGGTCCCGGGGGTGGTGGTCCCGGCGGTGCCGTTCCTGGCGGTGCCGTTCCTGGCGGAGCCTTCGGCCCAGGGGGCGACTCCGGCACCGACGGCCAGCGCGACGCTGGCGGTGGCGGCCCGGGCGGCGGCCCGACTGGTAGGGGCGACGGCGGCCGCCCGGATGCGGGCGGCGGTGCTCTGCCGGGTGCCGGTGGCCCGGCGGGAACCACTGGCGACCGCCTCGGCGGGGGCGGCATGGGCGGTCTGCTCGGGGCTCCGAGCGCCAGCGACGAGTTGGTCGAGGCGCTGCGCGCCGGGGCGGACGGCTACACCTGGGTCGCCGCAGCGGTCGGCGCCAACAACGCCGCCGGATATCAGTTGGCCAGTGAGCGACCGGTGATGGCCCTCGGGGGCTTCAACGGCAGCGATCCGTCGCCGACTCTGGAGCAGTTCCAGCGGTACGTCGCCGATGGCGAAGTCCATTACTTCATCGCTGGCTCACCGGGGCGCAGCGACTCCGGCAGCGACGAGGCGCACCAGATCGCCGAGTGGGTGGCGGAGACGTTCACCGCCGACGAGATCGGTGGGACGACCGTCTACGACCTCACGAACGGCTGA
- a CDS encoding substrate-binding domain-containing protein, whose amino-acid sequence MRCGHRILVLLTALLVGVAMVPPAAHAQRLVQISGAGSSWSANALDNWRRNVQQRGIYVNYASTGSTDGRNQFRNGTADFGVSEIPYRLNDVFAGSDRRPEREFGYMPIVAGGTAFMYNLTIGGRRVTNLRLSGEVLAKIFTGSIKRWNDPQIAAHNPGLTLPARNIVPVVRQDGSGTSAQLTLWMSKRYPAIWNAYCARFGKPTPCGITSTYPFRTADGFVGASGSTGVAGYVAQANAEGAITYVEYSYAVNARFPVVKMLNAANYYVEPTASNVAVALTRARINDNPSSPDYLTQILDDVYAFDDPRSYPLSSYSYMIIPQKVELNVTRDKGFTLASFANYFLCEGQQQADVLGYSPLPINLVQAAMEQVRKIPGAPQQNIRIENCNNPTFSRDGTNTLARNAPQPSTCDRQGTTQSTAGTAGARQETPVNAAARCASGGGPSPGRTATPGATATPGGGATTAPPTTSAGTPTAAVPDPGAVIDPDTGEVVGDGSGDPGGDPGSAVAAIPVSLEGRRGWQLSHTMMLLASVLLVGLLVGPPLVAHRYAGRRDRGQS is encoded by the coding sequence ATGCGATGCGGTCACCGGATCCTGGTACTGCTGACCGCGCTGCTGGTCGGGGTCGCCATGGTGCCGCCCGCCGCGCACGCGCAGCGGCTGGTCCAGATCAGCGGCGCCGGCTCCTCGTGGAGCGCCAACGCCCTGGACAACTGGCGCCGCAACGTTCAGCAGCGCGGCATCTACGTCAACTACGCGTCCACCGGCTCCACCGACGGGCGTAACCAGTTCCGCAACGGCACCGCCGACTTCGGCGTCTCGGAGATCCCGTACAGGCTCAACGACGTGTTCGCCGGGTCCGACCGGCGTCCCGAGCGGGAGTTCGGCTACATGCCGATCGTGGCCGGCGGAACCGCCTTCATGTACAACCTCACCATCGGCGGCCGGCGGGTGACCAACCTGCGGCTGTCCGGCGAGGTACTGGCCAAGATCTTCACCGGCTCGATCAAACGGTGGAACGACCCTCAGATCGCCGCCCACAACCCCGGCCTGACCCTGCCGGCCCGCAACATCGTGCCGGTGGTCCGGCAGGACGGCTCCGGCACCAGCGCCCAGCTGACCCTCTGGATGAGCAAGCGGTATCCGGCGATCTGGAACGCCTACTGCGCCCGGTTCGGCAAACCCACCCCGTGTGGCATCACCTCGACGTATCCGTTCCGCACCGCCGACGGCTTCGTCGGAGCCAGCGGATCCACCGGCGTCGCCGGCTACGTCGCCCAGGCCAACGCCGAAGGCGCCATCACCTACGTGGAGTATTCGTACGCGGTGAACGCCCGCTTTCCGGTGGTCAAAATGCTCAACGCCGCGAACTACTACGTCGAGCCGACGGCCTCCAACGTGGCCGTGGCGTTGACCCGGGCCCGGATCAACGACAATCCGTCGTCGCCGGACTACCTGACCCAGATCCTCGACGACGTCTACGCCTTCGACGACCCCCGGTCCTACCCGTTGTCGTCCTACTCGTACATGATCATCCCGCAGAAGGTGGAGTTGAACGTCACCCGGGACAAGGGCTTCACCCTGGCGTCGTTCGCCAACTACTTCCTGTGTGAAGGCCAGCAGCAGGCCGATGTGCTGGGCTACTCGCCGCTACCGATCAACCTGGTCCAAGCGGCGATGGAGCAGGTCCGCAAGATCCCCGGTGCCCCGCAGCAGAACATCCGGATCGAGAACTGCAACAACCCGACCTTCTCCCGCGACGGCACGAACACCCTGGCCCGAAACGCCCCGCAGCCCTCCACCTGCGACAGACAGGGCACCACGCAGAGTACCGCCGGCACCGCCGGCGCCCGCCAGGAGACGCCGGTCAACGCGGCGGCCCGCTGCGCCAGCGGCGGCGGCCCGTCGCCCGGCCGTACCGCCACCCCGGGGGCCACCGCCACCCCCGGCGGGGGCGCGACCACCGCGCCCCCGACCACCAGCGCCGGTACGCCGACCGCAGCCGTGCCCGACCCGGGCGCGGTGATCGACCCGGACACCGGCGAGGTCGTCGGCGACGGCTCCGGCGACCCGGGCGGCGACCCCGGGTCGGCGGTCGCCGCGATCCCGGTGTCACTGGAGGGCCGCCGAGGCTGGCAGTTGTCGCACACCATGATGCTGCTCGCCAGCGTACTGCTGGTGGGCCTGCTGGTCGGCCCACCGCTGGTCGCGCACCGGTACGCGGGACGCCGGGACCGGGGGCAGTCGTGA
- a CDS encoding IS110 family transposase has translation MHDGFGVFIGLDVGKEGHHAVALNRDGKRLHDATLPNTETGLRKLFDKLARHGQILAVVDQPASIGALPVAVARACGHQVAYLPGLVMRRLADLHPGTAKTDARDAYVIADAARTLPHTLRRVDTGDDALAELEVMVGYDDDLAGEVTRVANRIRGLLTQIHPPLERVLGPKLQHPAVLEAISRCGGPTGIRKAGRAKLTEIVKARAPRMGARLVDQIFTALDAQTVVVPGTTAAETVLPRLADNLRDLLRQRDKVAEQVEGMLDAHPLAPVLTSMPGIGVRTAARILLEVGDGTSFPTPGHLAAYAGLAPVTRRSGTSIRGEHPPKGGNKQLKRAFFLSAFAALADPLSRAYYDRKRAEGKKHNAALICLARRRVDVLHAMLRTQRPYQPKPADEPRLAA, from the coding sequence GTGCACGACGGGTTCGGCGTCTTCATCGGACTCGACGTCGGCAAGGAAGGACACCACGCGGTCGCGTTGAACCGCGACGGCAAGCGGCTGCACGACGCGACGCTGCCCAACACCGAAACCGGGCTGCGGAAACTGTTCGACAAACTCGCCCGGCACGGCCAGATCCTGGCCGTGGTCGACCAGCCCGCCTCGATCGGCGCGCTGCCCGTCGCGGTCGCCCGCGCCTGCGGCCACCAGGTCGCCTACCTGCCCGGTCTGGTCATGCGCCGCCTGGCCGACCTGCACCCCGGCACCGCGAAGACCGACGCCCGCGACGCCTACGTCATCGCCGACGCCGCCCGCACCCTGCCCCACACCCTGCGCCGGGTCGACACCGGCGACGACGCCCTGGCCGAGCTGGAGGTGATGGTCGGCTACGACGACGACCTCGCCGGCGAGGTCACCCGCGTCGCCAACCGCATCCGGGGCCTGCTCACCCAGATCCACCCACCCCTGGAACGCGTCCTCGGCCCGAAACTGCAGCACCCCGCCGTCCTGGAAGCCATCTCGCGGTGCGGCGGACCCACCGGCATCCGCAAGGCAGGCCGGGCGAAACTCACCGAGATCGTCAAGGCCCGCGCGCCACGCATGGGCGCCCGCCTGGTCGACCAGATCTTCACCGCGCTCGACGCGCAGACCGTCGTGGTTCCCGGCACCACCGCCGCCGAGACCGTCCTTCCCCGACTCGCCGACAACCTGCGTGACCTGCTGCGCCAACGCGACAAGGTCGCCGAACAGGTCGAAGGGATGCTTGATGCGCACCCTCTTGCCCCGGTCCTGACCTCGATGCCCGGCATCGGCGTCAGGACCGCGGCCCGCATCCTGCTCGAAGTCGGCGACGGCACCTCGTTCCCCACCCCCGGCCACCTGGCCGCCTACGCCGGCCTGGCCCCGGTCACCCGCCGCTCCGGCACCAGCATCCGTGGCGAACACCCACCCAAGGGCGGCAACAAGCAGCTGAAACGCGCGTTCTTCCTGTCCGCGTTCGCCGCTCTCGCCGACCCGCTCAGCCGCGCCTACTACGACCGCAAACGCGCTGAGGGCAAGAAACACAACGCCGCCCTCATCTGCCTCGCCCGCCGCCGCGTCGACGTCCTCCACGCCATGCTCCGCACCCAACGGCCATACCAGCCCAAACCGGCGGACGAACCCCGCCTCGCTGCTTGA
- a CDS encoding bifunctional glycosyltransferase family 2/GtrA family protein, whose amino-acid sequence MVVPVHNEERDLAGSVRRLHRHLDATFPYPFQITIADNASTDTTGRIAVALADELPRVSAVRLDRKGRGRALAAVWSTSTAPVLAYTDVDLSTDLAALLPLVAPLISGHSDLAIGSRLARNSRVTRGAKREIISRGYNLLLRGALATRFSDAQCGFKAIRKDVADSLLPLVRDTGWFFDTELLVLAERAGLRIHEVPVDWVDDPDSRVDIMATAVADLKGMVRVGRALATGTLPLADLRREFGRVPAHPTAGAPTGTPAADVRHPAGVPAGLTGQLVRFVGVGVASTLAYIVIFALTRTVVDAQTANLSALLLTAIGNTAANRRYTFGIAGRGRLIRHHLQGLAVFALGLALTSGSLALLGVVTPDAGRIVELTVLVAANLTATLLRFLLLRGWVFGHRTSSSNSEQPYWLTRRVPYIRR is encoded by the coding sequence GTGGTCGTCCCGGTCCACAACGAGGAACGCGACCTGGCGGGCAGCGTACGGCGGCTGCACCGGCACCTCGACGCGACGTTTCCCTATCCGTTCCAGATCACCATCGCCGACAACGCCAGCACCGACACCACCGGCCGCATCGCGGTCGCCCTGGCCGACGAACTGCCCCGGGTGAGCGCCGTACGGCTGGATCGCAAGGGCCGGGGCCGCGCGCTCGCGGCGGTCTGGTCGACCTCCACCGCGCCGGTGCTGGCATACACGGATGTCGACCTCTCCACCGATCTGGCCGCGCTGCTGCCACTGGTCGCGCCGCTCATCTCGGGCCACTCCGATTTGGCCATCGGCAGTCGACTCGCCCGGAACTCGCGGGTGACCCGGGGCGCCAAACGCGAGATCATCTCGCGTGGCTACAACCTGTTGCTCCGGGGTGCGCTCGCGACCAGGTTCTCCGACGCCCAGTGCGGTTTCAAAGCGATCCGCAAGGATGTCGCCGACAGCCTGCTGCCCCTGGTCCGGGACACCGGATGGTTCTTCGACACCGAGCTGCTGGTCCTCGCCGAGCGGGCCGGGTTGCGGATTCACGAAGTCCCGGTCGACTGGGTGGACGATCCGGACAGCCGGGTCGACATCATGGCCACCGCCGTGGCCGACCTCAAAGGCATGGTACGGGTCGGCCGGGCACTGGCCACCGGCACACTGCCGCTGGCCGACCTGCGTCGCGAGTTCGGCCGCGTCCCGGCTCACCCGACCGCCGGTGCGCCTACCGGTACGCCTGCGGCCGACGTTCGGCATCCGGCCGGCGTACCGGCCGGACTCACCGGGCAGCTGGTCCGCTTCGTCGGTGTCGGTGTCGCCAGCACCCTCGCCTACATCGTGATCTTCGCCCTGACGCGGACCGTCGTCGACGCGCAGACCGCGAATCTGTCGGCCTTGCTGCTCACCGCGATCGGCAACACTGCGGCCAACCGGCGCTACACGTTCGGGATAGCCGGCCGAGGTCGCCTGATCCGGCACCACCTGCAAGGACTCGCCGTCTTCGCGCTGGGCCTGGCGCTGACCAGCGGATCGTTGGCGCTGCTCGGCGTCGTCACCCCGGATGCCGGGCGGATCGTCGAGCTGACGGTGCTGGTCGCGGCCAACCTGACCGCGACGCTACTGCGCTTCCTGCTGTTGCGGGGCTGGGTGTTCGGTCACCGTACTTCCAGTTCCAACAGTGAACAGCCGTACTGGTTGACTCGTCGGGTGCCGTACATCCGCAGATAG
- a CDS encoding 2-hydroxyacid dehydrogenase: MRVAVFSTKPYDSRFLTAANDGAGHELIYLEPRLSPETAQLATGCDAVCAFVNDDLGATVLEALAQGGVRLVALRSAGFNHVDLATARRLGLTVTRVPGYSPYAVAEHCAGLILALNRKIHRAYNRVREHNFALNGLLGFDLHGRTVGVIGTGKIGVRFIRIMAGFGCRVLAADPYPTDEAVAAGASYVPLPTLLAESDIVTLHCPLTPETHHLIDEERIAQMRDGVMLINTSRGALVDTAAVIRGLKSGKIGYLGLDVYEEEADLFFEDLSDQMLGDDLFSRLVTFPNVLITGHQAFFTEEALRNIASATVASLTAFARAGSAEHIGPDALVR; this comes from the coding sequence ATGCGCGTCGCCGTTTTCAGCACCAAGCCGTACGACAGTCGGTTCCTGACCGCCGCCAACGACGGCGCGGGCCACGAGCTGATCTACCTGGAGCCCCGGCTGTCTCCGGAGACCGCGCAACTGGCCACCGGCTGCGACGCGGTCTGCGCATTCGTCAACGACGACCTCGGCGCGACCGTGCTGGAGGCCCTCGCCCAAGGCGGCGTACGGCTGGTCGCGCTGCGCTCGGCCGGGTTCAACCACGTCGATCTGGCCACCGCGCGTCGGCTCGGGCTGACCGTCACCCGGGTGCCGGGCTATTCGCCGTACGCGGTGGCGGAGCACTGCGCCGGGCTGATCCTGGCGCTGAACCGCAAGATCCACCGGGCGTACAACCGGGTCCGGGAGCACAACTTCGCCCTCAACGGTCTGCTCGGTTTCGACCTGCACGGCCGGACCGTCGGCGTGATCGGGACCGGCAAGATCGGCGTACGGTTCATCCGGATCATGGCCGGGTTCGGCTGTCGGGTCCTCGCCGCAGATCCGTACCCGACCGACGAGGCGGTCGCCGCCGGGGCGAGCTACGTTCCGCTGCCGACGCTGCTCGCCGAATCGGACATCGTCACGTTGCACTGCCCGCTCACGCCGGAGACCCATCACCTGATCGACGAGGAACGGATCGCGCAAATGCGCGACGGAGTGATGTTGATCAACACCAGTCGAGGCGCGCTGGTCGACACCGCCGCGGTGATCCGGGGTCTGAAGAGCGGAAAGATCGGCTACCTCGGGCTCGACGTGTACGAGGAAGAGGCCGACCTGTTCTTCGAGGATCTGTCCGACCAGATGCTCGGCGACGATCTGTTCTCCCGGCTGGTCACCTTTCCCAACGTTCTGATCACCGGTCATCAGGCGTTCTTCACCGAGGAGGCGCTGCGCAACATCGCGTCGGCCACGGTCGCCAGCCTGACCGCGTTCGCGCGGGCCGGCTCGGCGGAGCACATCGGGCCCGACGCGCTGGTGCGCTGA